From a single Sinomonas atrocyanea genomic region:
- the gcl gene encoding glyoxylate carboligase: MAKMRTVDAIVAILEKEGATEAFGLPGAAINPLYSAMRAHGGIRHTLARHVEGASHMADGYSRAKAGNIGVCLGTSGPAGTDMITGLYAAQADSIPMLCFTGQAPVAKLHKEDFQAVDIESIAKPLTKMAMTVLEPGQVPGAVQKAFQLMRTGRPGPVLLDLPFDVQMAQIEFDIDAYEPLPVQKPRASRKQAEKALDMLTAAQKPLIVAGGGIINADAAPALVELAETLNVPVVPTLMGWGAIPDDHRLMAGMVGLQTSHKYGNATFLESDFVIGIGNRWANRHTGSVEKYTSGRTFVHVDIEPTQIGRVFSPDFGIVSDAGAFLEEILEVARERKAAGSLPDYSAWAASAQDKRGRMQRKTHYDNVPMKPFRVYEEMNRAFGPDTTYVTTIGLSQIAGAQMLHVFGARKWINAGQAGPLGWTGPAALGVVRGKPGETVVALSGDYDFQFMIEELAVGAQFQLPYIHVVVNNSYLGLIRQSQRGFEMDYHVSLAFENINSEGEGTAAGYGVDHVKVAEGLGCKAIRVEHPEDLGPAFEKARALMAEYKVPVVVEAILERVTNIAMGTELDNVVEFEELAARHEDAPTAIVALLD; encoded by the coding sequence GGCCTTCGGCCTGCCCGGCGCCGCGATCAACCCCCTCTACTCGGCCATGAGGGCCCACGGCGGCATCCGCCACACCCTGGCCCGCCACGTCGAGGGCGCCTCGCACATGGCCGACGGCTACTCCCGCGCCAAGGCCGGCAACATCGGCGTGTGCCTCGGCACCTCGGGCCCGGCGGGCACGGACATGATCACCGGCCTCTACGCCGCGCAGGCGGACTCCATCCCGATGCTGTGCTTCACGGGCCAGGCGCCCGTGGCCAAGCTGCACAAGGAGGACTTCCAGGCCGTGGACATCGAGTCCATCGCCAAGCCCCTGACGAAGATGGCCATGACCGTCCTCGAGCCCGGCCAGGTCCCCGGTGCCGTGCAGAAGGCCTTCCAGCTCATGCGCACCGGTCGCCCCGGCCCCGTGCTCCTGGACCTGCCGTTCGACGTGCAGATGGCCCAGATCGAGTTCGACATCGACGCCTACGAGCCGCTCCCCGTGCAGAAGCCCCGCGCGAGCCGCAAGCAGGCCGAGAAGGCCCTCGACATGCTCACTGCCGCCCAGAAGCCGCTCATCGTGGCCGGCGGCGGCATCATCAACGCCGACGCCGCCCCGGCGCTCGTCGAGCTCGCCGAGACGCTCAACGTCCCCGTGGTGCCCACCCTCATGGGCTGGGGCGCCATCCCGGACGACCACCGCCTCATGGCCGGCATGGTGGGCCTGCAGACCTCGCACAAGTACGGCAACGCGACCTTCCTCGAGTCCGACTTCGTGATCGGCATCGGCAACCGCTGGGCCAACCGCCACACCGGCTCGGTCGAGAAGTACACGTCAGGCCGCACGTTCGTGCACGTGGACATCGAGCCCACCCAGATCGGGCGCGTGTTCTCCCCCGACTTCGGCATCGTCTCCGACGCCGGCGCCTTCCTCGAGGAGATCCTCGAGGTGGCCCGCGAGCGCAAGGCCGCCGGCTCGCTGCCGGACTACAGCGCCTGGGCCGCCTCGGCGCAGGACAAGCGCGGCCGCATGCAGCGCAAGACCCACTACGACAACGTGCCGATGAAGCCGTTCCGGGTCTACGAGGAGATGAACAGGGCCTTCGGGCCGGACACGACCTACGTGACCACGATCGGCCTGTCCCAGATCGCCGGCGCCCAGATGCTGCACGTGTTCGGCGCCCGCAAGTGGATCAACGCCGGCCAGGCCGGCCCGCTCGGCTGGACCGGCCCCGCGGCCCTCGGCGTGGTCCGGGGCAAGCCGGGCGAGACCGTGGTGGCCCTCTCGGGCGACTACGACTTCCAGTTCATGATCGAGGAGCTCGCCGTCGGCGCGCAGTTCCAGCTGCCCTACATCCATGTGGTGGTGAACAACTCCTACCTCGGCCTCATCCGCCAGTCCCAGCGCGGCTTCGAGATGGACTACCACGTCTCCCTCGCGTTCGAGAACATCAACTCCGAGGGCGAGGGCACCGCTGCCGGCTACGGTGTGGACCACGTCAAGGTGGCCGAGGGCCTGGGCTGCAAGGCCATCCGGGTCGAGCACCCGGAGGACCTCGGCCCGGCCTTCGAGAAGGCCCGCGCCCTCATGGCCGAGTACAAGGTCCCCGTGGTGGTCGAGGCCATCCTCGAGCGCGTGACCAACATCGCCATGGGCACCGAGCTGGACAACGTGGTGGAGTTCGAGGAGCTCGCCGCGCGGCACGAGGACGCCCCGACCGCCATCGTGGCCCTGCTGGACTGA
- a CDS encoding glycerate kinase, translating into MKIVLAPDKFKGSLTAPEVAEALAEGIRAVLPEAELVLVPVADGGEGTVTAALGAGFTPRRAAVAGPTGATLTAEFAVSGTRAVIEMAAASGLDVLPGGVKDARGATSLGTGQLVRAALDAGCRDIVLGVGGSACTDGGAGMLAGLGARFTDDAGNGLPLGGAALARIAEADLSDLDTRLDRARLTLAADVDNPLTGPRGAAAVFGPQKGATPSDVEELDAALEAFAAVLGAAMGPAAAAAKGQPGAGAAGGVGYAALALGATRRRGIDVVVEFTGLREKLAGADLVVTGEGSLDLQSLAGKAPVGVAAEARALGVPVVAVCGRSQLADPAAAGFDAVHALTDLEPDVEACIRGARSLVRQVGIDLAASIVGDKSGREPVR; encoded by the coding sequence ATGAAGATCGTCCTCGCCCCCGACAAGTTCAAGGGCTCCCTCACGGCCCCCGAGGTGGCCGAGGCGCTCGCGGAGGGCATCCGCGCGGTGCTCCCGGAGGCCGAGCTCGTCCTGGTCCCCGTGGCCGACGGCGGCGAGGGCACCGTGACCGCGGCGCTCGGCGCGGGCTTCACCCCGCGCCGGGCGGCCGTCGCCGGCCCCACCGGTGCCACGCTCACGGCGGAGTTCGCCGTGTCCGGCACCCGGGCGGTCATCGAGATGGCCGCCGCCTCGGGCCTCGACGTCCTCCCGGGCGGGGTCAAGGATGCCCGCGGCGCCACGAGCCTGGGCACCGGCCAGCTCGTCCGCGCCGCGCTCGACGCCGGCTGCCGGGACATCGTCCTCGGCGTCGGCGGCAGCGCCTGCACCGACGGCGGCGCCGGAATGCTCGCCGGGCTCGGCGCGCGCTTCACGGACGACGCCGGCAACGGCCTCCCGCTCGGCGGCGCGGCCCTCGCGCGGATCGCCGAGGCGGACCTGTCGGACCTCGACACCCGCCTCGACCGGGCCCGCCTGACCCTCGCGGCCGACGTCGACAATCCCCTCACCGGCCCGCGCGGCGCCGCCGCGGTGTTCGGCCCGCAGAAGGGGGCCACGCCGTCGGACGTCGAGGAGCTCGACGCCGCCCTCGAGGCGTTCGCGGCCGTCCTCGGGGCGGCGATGGGGCCTGCGGCCGCCGCGGCCAAGGGCCAGCCCGGGGCCGGTGCGGCCGGGGGCGTCGGCTACGCGGCACTGGCCCTGGGCGCGACGCGGCGGCGCGGGATCGACGTCGTCGTCGAGTTCACCGGCCTGCGCGAGAAGCTCGCCGGGGCCGACCTCGTCGTCACCGGGGAGGGCAGCCTGGACCTCCAGAGCCTCGCCGGCAAGGCCCCCGTGGGCGTCGCGGCCGAGGCCCGGGCCCTCGGCGTCCCGGTGGTGGCGGTGTGCGGGCGCAGCCAGCTCGCGGACCCCGCCGCGGCCGGCTTCGACGCCGTGCACGCGCTCACGGACCTCGAGCCGGACGTCGAGGCGTGCATCCGCGGGGCGCGCAGCCTCGTGCGGCAGGTCGGGATCGATCTGGCCGCATCTATCGTTGGAGACAAGAGCGGAAGGGAACCTGTGCGGTGA
- the allB gene encoding allantoinase AllB — MTDIEYDLVVRGQRVLTDEGIDPREVGISGGRIAAVEPLGAGLAGREVIELAEDETLIPGLVDSHVHVNEPGRTEWEGFASATKAAAAGGVTTIIDMPLNSIPPTVSVDALNVKRRSAETQSFVDVGFWGGAIPGNTGDLRPLHEEGVFGFKCFLLHSGVDEFPHLEIDELEKDLAEIASFDGLMIVHAEDSQAIDHAPSAEGAVYERFLHSRPRGAENVAIAGVIERARWTGARAHILHLSSSDALAMIASAKRDGVKLTVETCPHYLTLLAEEIPDGATAFKCCPPIREASNRELLWKGLEDGVIDCIVSDHSPSTVDLKDPEHGDFGVAWGGVASLQLGLPLIWTEARQRGIPLERVVEWMGRRPAELARLQRKGHLAPGYDADLAVFAADETFVVDAEKLHHKNHITPYQGKSLSGVVRRTFVRGTEVDFSEPKGQLLRRGSA, encoded by the coding sequence GTGACTGATATCGAATACGACCTCGTGGTCCGCGGGCAGCGGGTCCTCACGGACGAGGGCATCGACCCCCGCGAGGTGGGCATCTCCGGCGGCCGGATCGCCGCCGTCGAGCCCCTCGGGGCCGGGCTTGCCGGCCGGGAGGTGATCGAGCTGGCCGAGGACGAGACCCTCATCCCCGGCCTCGTCGACTCCCACGTCCACGTCAACGAGCCCGGCCGCACCGAGTGGGAGGGCTTCGCCTCCGCGACCAAGGCCGCGGCGGCCGGCGGCGTCACGACCATTATCGACATGCCGCTGAACTCGATCCCGCCCACCGTCAGCGTGGACGCGCTCAACGTCAAGCGCCGCTCGGCCGAGACGCAGTCGTTCGTGGACGTGGGCTTCTGGGGCGGGGCAATCCCGGGCAACACCGGGGACCTGCGCCCGCTGCACGAGGAGGGCGTGTTCGGCTTCAAGTGCTTCCTCCTCCACTCCGGCGTCGACGAGTTCCCGCACCTGGAGATCGATGAGCTGGAGAAGGACCTCGCGGAGATCGCCTCGTTCGACGGGCTCATGATCGTGCACGCCGAGGACTCCCAGGCGATCGACCACGCCCCCTCCGCCGAGGGCGCCGTCTACGAGCGGTTCCTCCATTCCCGGCCCCGCGGCGCCGAGAACGTCGCGATCGCCGGGGTCATCGAGCGGGCGCGCTGGACCGGGGCGCGCGCCCACATCCTGCACCTGTCCTCCTCGGACGCGCTCGCGATGATCGCCAGCGCCAAGCGCGATGGCGTGAAGCTCACCGTCGAGACGTGCCCGCACTACCTCACGCTGCTGGCCGAGGAGATCCCCGACGGTGCCACGGCCTTCAAGTGCTGCCCGCCGATCCGCGAGGCCTCCAACCGCGAGCTGCTGTGGAAGGGGCTCGAGGACGGCGTGATCGACTGCATCGTCTCGGACCACTCCCCCTCCACGGTGGACCTCAAGGATCCCGAGCACGGTGACTTCGGCGTGGCCTGGGGCGGCGTCGCCTCCCTCCAGCTCGGGCTGCCGCTCATCTGGACCGAGGCCCGGCAGCGGGGCATCCCGCTCGAGCGCGTCGTCGAGTGGATGGGGCGCAGGCCGGCCGAGCTCGCCCGGCTGCAGCGCAAGGGCCACCTCGCGCCGGGCTACGATGCGGACCTGGCCGTGTTCGCCGCGGACGAGACGTTCGTCGTCGACGCGGAGAAGCTGCACCACAAGAACCACATCACGCCGTACCAGGGCAAGTCCCTCTCCGGTGTGGTGCGGCGGACGTTCGTGCGCGGCACCGAAGTGGACTTCAGCGAGCCCAAGGGCCAGCTGCTCCGCCGCGGCTCCGCGTGA
- the bcp gene encoding thioredoxin-dependent thiol peroxidase produces MTALTKLSAGQQAPAFTLPDATGTPVSLEDYRGGRVVVYFYPKAATPGCTTEACDFRDSLDALNAGGVKVIGISPDAVEDIAKFAEDFSLTFPLLADEGAAVAKAWGAWGEKIVNGEVREGILRSTAVVSPEGEIESVDYNVQADGHVAALRTRLGL; encoded by the coding sequence ATGACAGCACTGACCAAGCTCAGCGCGGGGCAGCAGGCCCCCGCGTTCACCCTGCCCGACGCCACCGGCACGCCGGTCTCGCTCGAGGACTACCGCGGCGGCCGCGTCGTCGTCTACTTCTACCCGAAGGCGGCCACCCCCGGGTGCACCACCGAGGCGTGCGACTTCCGGGACAGCCTCGACGCGCTCAACGCCGGCGGGGTCAAGGTCATCGGCATCTCGCCGGACGCCGTGGAGGACATCGCGAAGTTCGCCGAGGACTTCTCGCTCACGTTCCCGCTCCTTGCGGACGAGGGCGCAGCCGTCGCCAAGGCGTGGGGCGCCTGGGGCGAGAAGATCGTCAACGGCGAGGTCCGCGAGGGCATCCTGCGGTCCACGGCCGTGGTGTCCCCCGAGGGCGAGATCGAGTCCGTCGACTACAACGTGCAGGCAGACGGCCACGTGGCTGCGCTGCGCACCAGGCTCGGCCTCTGA
- the uraD gene encoding 2-oxo-4-hydroxy-4-carboxy-5-ureidoimidazoline decarboxylase, protein MRTRQAMLLEQFNAAPAPEARELLKPCLDIDRWVEEITAARPFPGVEDLLAAARRAADPFTPEELEGALSHHPRIGERASGASAEASMSRSEQAGVNPDDQHIAAALAEGNRAYEEKFGRVFLIRAAGRSAEEMLSALQERLGHTPEQEEPIVAEQLREIAVLRLQQSVQDGAFREELSA, encoded by the coding sequence TTGAGGACCCGACAAGCCATGTTGCTTGAACAGTTCAATGCCGCCCCCGCCCCTGAGGCACGAGAGCTCCTGAAGCCGTGCCTCGACATCGACCGCTGGGTCGAGGAGATCACCGCAGCACGCCCGTTCCCGGGCGTCGAGGACCTCCTGGCAGCAGCGCGCCGCGCGGCGGACCCCTTCACCCCAGAGGAGCTGGAGGGCGCACTGTCCCACCATCCCCGCATCGGGGAGAGGGCGTCCGGCGCCTCGGCCGAGGCATCGATGTCGCGCAGCGAGCAGGCCGGCGTCAATCCCGACGACCAGCACATCGCCGCCGCCCTGGCGGAGGGGAACCGGGCGTACGAGGAGAAGTTCGGCCGGGTCTTCCTGATCCGCGCCGCCGGCCGCAGTGCCGAGGAGATGCTCTCCGCCCTCCAGGAACGCCTGGGCCACACGCCCGAGCAGGAGGAGCCCATCGTCGCCGAGCAGCTCCGCGAGATCGCGGTGCTGCGCCTGCAGCAGAGCGTGCAGGACGGCGCATTCCGAGAGGAGCTGAGCGCGTGA
- the uraH gene encoding hydroxyisourate hydrolase has product MSVSHVTTHILDTAAGKPAAGVAVELYARDGEAWSQIGAGITDADGRVKELGPERLDSGEYRLTFATGAYFAGIGQDTFFPEVSLAFTVNAAEAHYHVPLLLSPFAFSTYRGS; this is encoded by the coding sequence GTGAGCGTCTCCCATGTGACCACCCACATTCTGGATACCGCTGCCGGGAAGCCGGCCGCAGGTGTCGCCGTCGAACTCTACGCCCGCGACGGCGAGGCATGGTCCCAGATTGGAGCGGGCATCACCGATGCTGACGGGCGGGTGAAAGAGCTTGGCCCCGAACGGCTGGACAGCGGCGAGTACCGCCTCACGTTCGCCACGGGCGCCTACTTCGCCGGCATCGGGCAGGACACCTTCTTCCCAGAGGTATCGCTGGCCTTCACGGTCAACGCGGCCGAGGCGCACTACCACGTGCCGCTTCTGCTGAGTCCTTTCGCCTTTTCCACGTACCGAGGGAGCTAA
- the pucL gene encoding factor-independent urate hydroxylase, with translation MSTENTKIVLGKNQYGKAEVRVVKITRDTDRHEIEDLSVTSQLRGDFDAAHFDGDNGHVVPTDTQKNTVYGFAREGVGSPEQFLLRLANHFTSEFGWVTGGRWEAEQYAWERISAPGQGKAEGHDHSFVRKGQEVRNAVVVKDGDAVQVISGLNDLTVLKSTQSGFVGYPKDRFTTLAETTERILATDVSARWRYSPEAVANGSVDFNKSYDDVKALLLEGFTEGYSYALQQTLFQMAQKVLDAHAEIEEIRFSTPNKHHFLVDLTPFGLDNPNEVFYAADRPYGLIEANFQRESISADNDAWDGITGFC, from the coding sequence ATGAGCACCGAGAACACCAAGATCGTCCTGGGCAAGAACCAGTACGGCAAGGCCGAGGTCCGCGTCGTCAAGATCACCCGCGACACCGACCGCCACGAAATCGAGGACCTCAGCGTCACCTCGCAGCTGCGGGGCGACTTCGACGCCGCCCACTTCGACGGCGACAACGGCCACGTGGTCCCGACGGACACCCAGAAGAACACCGTCTACGGCTTCGCCCGCGAGGGCGTCGGCTCGCCCGAGCAGTTCCTCCTCCGCCTCGCCAACCATTTCACCTCCGAGTTCGGATGGGTCACGGGCGGCCGCTGGGAGGCGGAGCAGTACGCCTGGGAGCGCATCTCCGCCCCCGGGCAGGGCAAGGCCGAGGGCCACGACCACTCGTTCGTCCGCAAGGGCCAGGAGGTCCGCAACGCGGTCGTCGTCAAGGACGGTGACGCCGTCCAGGTGATCTCCGGCCTGAACGACCTCACGGTCCTCAAGTCCACGCAGTCCGGCTTCGTGGGCTACCCGAAGGACCGCTTCACCACCCTCGCGGAGACCACGGAGCGCATCCTTGCCACCGACGTCTCGGCCCGGTGGCGGTACAGCCCCGAGGCGGTCGCCAACGGGTCGGTGGACTTCAACAAGTCCTACGACGACGTCAAGGCGCTCCTGCTCGAGGGGTTCACCGAGGGCTATTCGTACGCCCTCCAGCAGACGCTCTTCCAGATGGCCCAGAAGGTCCTGGATGCGCACGCCGAGATCGAGGAGATCCGCTTCTCGACCCCGAACAAGCACCACTTCCTCGTCGACCTGACTCCGTTCGGCCTGGACAACCCCAACGAGGTCTTCTACGCGGCCGACCGCCCGTACGGCCTCATCGAGGCGAACTTCCAGCGCGAGTCCATCTCGGCGGACAACGACGCCTGGGACGGCATCACCGGCTTCTGCTGA
- a CDS encoding nucleobase:cation symporter-2 family protein, which yields MSRNQAPAPGHHSAEAARPEDTKLPIGTAFAYGFQHVLTMYGGIIAPPLIIGSAAGLKGPDLALLITACLFIGGLATLLQTLGIKWFGSQLPLVQGTSFASVATLLAIVNGGGGLPAVFGSVMAASVIGLIVAPFFAQIIHFFPPVVTGVVITTIGLSLVPVAAGWALGGNAKAPDYGSMANIGLMALTLVIIMVLSKLGSGMISRLSILLAIVIGTVIAAILGKADFSQVANGPIFAFPDPFHFGLPTFPPAGIISMVIVVLVILTETTADILAVAEVTGAKVDSKRIANGLRADMLSSAVSPIFNGFTQSAFAQNVGLVAVTGIKSRFAVAAGGGVLMILGLLPVLGRVVAAIPMPVLGGAGIVLFGTVAASGIRTLSKVDYRDNMNLIIVATSIGFGLIPVVSPTFYASFPSWFQVIFDSGISSAAIMAVLLNIIFNVVKRGTPHDPSVFAAAPTRMIPIQVLDCLQEGDRCENGKVLDKDGNELPVKEAHGAH from the coding sequence ATGTCCCGAAATCAAGCGCCCGCACCAGGCCATCACAGCGCCGAGGCGGCACGCCCGGAAGACACGAAGCTGCCCATCGGCACCGCCTTCGCCTACGGCTTCCAGCACGTCCTGACCATGTACGGCGGCATCATCGCCCCGCCGCTCATCATTGGCTCCGCCGCAGGCCTCAAGGGTCCCGACCTCGCCCTCCTGATCACGGCCTGCCTCTTCATCGGCGGGCTCGCGACCCTCCTCCAGACGCTCGGGATCAAGTGGTTCGGCTCCCAGCTGCCGCTCGTCCAGGGGACCTCGTTCGCCTCGGTCGCCACGCTGCTCGCCATCGTGAACGGCGGCGGCGGACTCCCCGCGGTCTTCGGCTCCGTCATGGCCGCCTCGGTGATCGGCCTCATCGTCGCACCGTTCTTCGCCCAGATCATCCACTTCTTCCCGCCCGTGGTCACCGGCGTGGTCATCACCACCATCGGGCTCTCGCTCGTCCCGGTCGCGGCAGGCTGGGCCCTCGGCGGCAACGCCAAGGCCCCGGACTACGGCAGCATGGCGAACATCGGCCTCATGGCGCTCACCCTCGTGATCATCATGGTCCTCAGCAAGCTCGGCAGCGGCATGATCTCGCGCCTGTCGATCCTGCTCGCGATCGTCATCGGGACCGTCATCGCCGCCATCCTCGGCAAGGCCGACTTCTCCCAGGTCGCCAACGGCCCGATCTTCGCCTTTCCGGACCCCTTCCACTTCGGCCTGCCGACGTTCCCGCCGGCCGGCATCATCTCCATGGTCATCGTCGTCCTCGTCATCCTCACGGAGACCACGGCGGACATCCTCGCCGTCGCCGAGGTCACCGGGGCGAAGGTCGACTCCAAGCGCATCGCCAACGGCCTGCGCGCCGACATGCTCTCCTCCGCGGTGTCGCCGATCTTCAACGGCTTCACCCAGAGCGCGTTCGCCCAGAACGTCGGCCTCGTGGCCGTGACCGGCATCAAGAGCCGCTTCGCGGTGGCGGCCGGCGGCGGCGTCCTCATGATCCTCGGCCTCCTTCCGGTGCTCGGCCGCGTGGTCGCGGCGATCCCGATGCCTGTCCTCGGCGGCGCCGGCATCGTCCTCTTCGGCACCGTGGCGGCCTCCGGCATCCGGACGCTGTCCAAGGTCGACTACCGGGACAACATGAACCTGATCATCGTGGCGACCTCGATCGGATTCGGCCTCATCCCGGTGGTCAGCCCGACGTTCTACGCGAGCTTCCCCTCGTGGTTCCAGGTCATCTTCGACTCGGGCATCTCCTCCGCGGCGATCATGGCGGTCCTGCTGAACATCATCTTCAACGTGGTCAAGCGCGGCACCCCGCACGATCCCTCGGTGTTCGCCGCCGCCCCCACCCGCATGATCCCGATCCAGGTCCTCGACTGCCTCCAGGAGGGCGACCGCTGCGAGAACGGCAAGGTCCTGGACAAGGACGGCAATGAGCTCCCCGTGAAGGAGGCCCACGGGGCGCACTGA
- the purF gene encoding amidophosphoribosyltransferase → MVRGDGLLSLDLDTNDKGPKDACGVFGVWAPGEEVAKLTYYGLYALQHRGQESAGIATSDGTRINVYKDMGLVSQVFDESTLNTLTGHLAVGHCRYSTTGASHWANAQPTLGATANGTVALAHNGNLTNTADLRDMIEELTGGELTGEMKQGNTSDTALVTALLQGQKGQTLEQTAIELLPKIRGGFCFVFMDEGTLYAARDTHGIRPLCLGRLERGWVVASEQSALATVGASFIREIEPGEFIAIDEKGVRSQRFGAATPAGCVFEYVYLARPDASIAGRSVYESRVEMGRQLARENTHEADLVIPVPESGTPAAVGYAEESGIPFAHGFVKNSYVGRTFIQPSQTLRQLGIRLKLNALESVIRGKRVVVVDDSIVRGNTQRAIVRMLREAGAKEVHVKISSPPVKWPCFYGIDFASRAELIANGATIEEISQAIGADSLGYISEDGMIAATHQPRERLCTACFTGRYPIELPSADRLGKNLLERDTAAATADGATADPAERPGAAGCDPGPGSELESLLTPADRNETA, encoded by the coding sequence GTGGTACGTGGTGACGGACTCCTCTCGCTCGACTTAGACACAAACGACAAAGGTCCCAAGGACGCCTGTGGCGTCTTCGGGGTGTGGGCACCCGGCGAAGAAGTCGCCAAGCTCACCTATTACGGCCTGTACGCGCTCCAGCACCGCGGGCAGGAATCCGCGGGCATCGCGACGAGCGACGGCACCCGGATCAACGTCTACAAGGACATGGGTCTCGTGTCCCAGGTGTTCGACGAGTCGACACTGAACACGCTCACGGGCCACCTGGCCGTGGGCCACTGCCGCTACTCGACGACCGGCGCGAGCCACTGGGCCAACGCCCAGCCCACGCTCGGCGCGACCGCGAACGGCACCGTGGCCCTCGCCCACAACGGCAACCTGACCAACACCGCCGACCTCCGGGACATGATCGAGGAGCTCACCGGCGGCGAGCTCACGGGCGAGATGAAGCAGGGCAACACCTCGGACACGGCCCTCGTCACAGCGCTCCTGCAGGGCCAGAAGGGCCAGACCCTCGAGCAGACCGCGATCGAGCTGCTGCCGAAGATCCGCGGCGGCTTCTGCTTCGTGTTCATGGACGAGGGCACGCTCTACGCCGCGCGCGACACCCACGGGATCCGCCCGCTGTGCCTGGGCCGGCTCGAGCGCGGCTGGGTGGTCGCCTCGGAGCAGTCCGCCCTCGCCACGGTCGGTGCGAGCTTCATCCGCGAGATCGAGCCCGGCGAGTTCATCGCCATCGACGAGAAGGGCGTCCGCTCCCAGCGCTTCGGCGCGGCCACGCCCGCCGGCTGCGTCTTCGAGTACGTCTACCTCGCGCGCCCGGACGCCTCGATCGCCGGCCGCTCGGTGTACGAGTCCCGCGTCGAGATGGGCCGCCAGCTCGCGCGGGAGAACACCCACGAGGCGGACCTCGTGATCCCGGTCCCCGAGTCGGGCACCCCGGCCGCGGTCGGGTACGCCGAAGAGTCGGGCATCCCGTTCGCGCACGGGTTCGTCAAGAACTCCTACGTGGGCCGCACCTTCATCCAGCCGTCCCAGACGCTGCGCCAGCTCGGCATCCGGCTCAAGCTCAACGCGCTCGAGTCCGTGATCCGCGGCAAGCGCGTGGTCGTGGTGGACGACTCGATCGTGCGCGGCAACACGCAGCGGGCCATCGTGCGCATGCTTCGTGAGGCCGGGGCCAAGGAGGTCCACGTCAAGATCTCCTCCCCGCCGGTGAAGTGGCCGTGCTTCTACGGGATCGACTTCGCCTCGCGCGCCGAGCTCATCGCCAACGGGGCCACCATCGAGGAGATCTCCCAGGCCATCGGCGCGGACTCGCTCGGGTACATCTCGGAGGACGGCATGATCGCCGCCACGCACCAGCCACGCGAGCGCCTGTGCACAGCCTGCTTCACCGGGAGGTACCCGATCGAGCTGCCGAGCGCCGACCGGCTCGGCAAAAACCTCCTCGAGCGCGACACCGCGGCGGCCACGGCGGACGGCGCCACCGCCGATCCCGCAGAACGCCCCGGCGCCGCCGGCTGCGACCCGGGCCCCGGATCCGAACTCGAGTCCCTGCTGACCCCGGCCGACAGGAATGAAACCGCATGA
- a CDS encoding NAD-dependent protein deacetylase, which translates to MRTRTLAGSVEALNPFEHPAVAGAHAAALRSIAREVTENAAPQPSDVAREGILGMLRGGSVLVLTGAGVSTASGIPDYRGPQGSWRKHRPMTYQEFRHDPAARHRYWARSYIGWRHLNRAEPNRAHRLLARLEATGHVAGVVTQNVDGLHAAAGTQQLVALHGDLDRVVCLNCGNLEGRTNLDERLAQANPGYAEAVAHDPATVNPDGDVELDSRWVARFVMVPCLVCGSDMLKPDVVYFGEGVPAERKERATAMLAAARGLLVLGSSLAVMSGFRFVLDAARDRKPVGIVNQGPSRGDSRAVWRWRADIGEALEELSGAL; encoded by the coding sequence ATGAGGACGAGGACTCTCGCCGGATCGGTTGAGGCCCTGAACCCCTTCGAGCATCCGGCCGTCGCCGGAGCGCATGCCGCCGCACTGCGGTCCATCGCCCGCGAGGTGACCGAGAACGCCGCACCCCAGCCGTCCGACGTCGCCCGTGAGGGGATCCTCGGGATGCTGCGCGGCGGCAGCGTGCTCGTGCTCACCGGGGCCGGGGTCTCCACGGCGTCGGGCATCCCGGACTACCGGGGCCCGCAGGGGTCCTGGCGCAAGCACCGTCCGATGACCTACCAGGAGTTCCGCCACGATCCCGCCGCGCGGCACCGCTACTGGGCGCGCAGCTACATCGGCTGGCGGCACCTGAACCGGGCGGAGCCCAACCGGGCCCACCGGCTCCTCGCGCGGCTGGAAGCGACCGGCCACGTGGCCGGCGTCGTCACGCAGAACGTGGACGGGCTGCATGCGGCGGCCGGCACGCAGCAGCTCGTGGCGCTCCACGGCGACCTGGACCGGGTCGTGTGCCTCAACTGCGGCAACCTCGAGGGCCGGACCAACCTCGACGAGCGGCTCGCCCAGGCCAATCCCGGCTACGCCGAGGCCGTCGCCCACGATCCCGCCACGGTCAATCCGGACGGCGACGTGGAGCTCGACTCCCGCTGGGTGGCGCGCTTCGTCATGGTCCCCTGCCTCGTCTGCGGCTCGGACATGCTCAAGCCGGACGTCGTGTACTTCGGCGAGGGCGTGCCGGCCGAGCGCAAGGAACGGGCGACGGCGATGCTCGCCGCCGCGCGGGGCCTCCTCGTGCTGGGCTCGTCGCTGGCGGTCATGAGCGGGTTCCGGTTCGTGCTCGACGCGGCCCGCGACCGCAAGCCGGTGGGGATCGTCAACCAGGGGCCCTCACGCGGGGACTCCCGGGCTGTCTGGCGCTGGCGCGCCGACATCGGCGAGGCCCTCGAGGAGCTCAGCGGCGCCCTCTGA